The Deltaproteobacteria bacterium region AAGGAGCGCGCCGGCCTGCTTGGCGATGACGGGGAAGGACGCCGCGGGCTGGACCACCAGGGACGAGCCGACGACGATGAAGATCTCCGCCGCCTCGCTCCATATCTGGGCCTGGCGCATGGCCGCCTGGGGCATGGGCTGGCCGAAGGAGATAGTGCCGGTCTTGAGCAGGCCGTCGCACGCGTCGCAGCGCGGCGACGTGAACGTTTCTCCCAGGCTCGCCAGGACCTCGTCCGGGTCGAAGAGCTTGCCGCAACCGAGGCATACCACCGTCCGGTCCGAGCCGTGCAGCTCGACAATCTTCTCGTCCGACACGCCGCCCCGGCTGTGCAGCCCGTCGATGTTCTGGGTGATGAGCCCCAAGAGCTTGCCGCGCTTGTCGAAGTCGCCGATGGAGGTGTGGCCGATGTTGGGCTTCACCTCTTTGTACATTTGGTAGCTTTCCTTCTTCCGCTGCCACGCCTCGACTCGCGCCTCCTCGCTGCTGACGAACTCGTCGAAGTACACCGGCTTCATGCGAGTCCATTTTCCGCCGGGGCTTCTGAAGTCCGGGATACCCGATTCGGTGCTAATGCCCGCGCCGGTGAAGAAGACGATGTCCGTGGCGCGGCGGAGTCTTGCGGCGAATTCGTCGAGGGTCATGGGCGTCCTTCCGGGAAGGTGTAGGATATGCGTTGAATCGAGCGGCAAGTCTCCCGAATGTCGCCCCTCAAGTCAAACCGCGCGGTTCCCTCCACGCGAGTTCCATTGACTCGGTTCACGCGCGGCGATATTGCATACCGCTAGTGAGAATCAAGCAGACACTACACGAGACCTACCAGCCGAGGTAACCAATGGCGACAGACAAGATCGTGGGCGTGCCCACCCCCAGGGTGGAGGGAGTGAGCAAGGTGACGGGCGAGGCGGTTTACGCGGTGGACGTGACCCTGCCGGACATGCTGTGGGGCAAGGCGCTGCGGAGCCCGATTCCGTACGGGAGGATCAAGCGCATCGACACGAGCCGGGCGGAGCAGGCTCCGGGGGTCCGGGCGGTGGTCACGGGGGCGGACGTGGCCGGGCTCAAGATCGGCCGGCGGCTGTGCGACATGCCGATCCTGGCGGAGGACGTGGTGCGCTTCGTGGGCGAGAAGGTGGCGGCGGTGGCGGCCGACACGGAGGAAGCCGCGGAACGGGCGGCGGAACTGATCGAGGTGGAGTACGAGGACCTGGAACCCTTGCTGGACCCGCTGGAGGCGGTGAAGCCCTCGGCGCCGCTGCTCCACCCGGACGTCGTGGACTACGACGGCCTCATGGCCCCGCTGGAAGAGCCCACCAACACCTTCGTGTACCTGTCCTGGGGCAAGGGC contains the following coding sequences:
- a CDS encoding Sir2 family NAD-dependent protein deacetylase → MTLDEFAARLRRATDIVFFTGAGISTESGIPDFRSPGGKWTRMKPVYFDEFVSSEEARVEAWQRKKESYQMYKEVKPNIGHTSIGDFDKRGKLLGLITQNIDGLHSRGGVSDEKIVELHGSDRTVVCLGCGKLFDPDEVLASLGETFTSPRCDACDGLLKTGTISFGQPMPQAAMRQAQIWSEAAEIFIVVGSSLVVQPAASFPVIAKQAGALLAIVNREPTHIEPLADYSYQGEIGEFFHTLTPLLADA